One genomic region from Asterias amurensis chromosome 7, ASM3211899v1 encodes:
- the LOC139939638 gene encoding uncharacterized protein produces MICKAYPLCCLDLLIIVPIFFIELTQQQIPPNFNKDIFYDPNAEAPLGSHREPSVFLDELKVVPGPVEFHRRYVSRYQPVIFRGAAKHSRSFHLWTEEYLTKTYGNLTVRMESRDEAANVVPVGAGGVGRDTVENFLKNYQTSDSYVITVIPAPMEPDIAILPCLTCGSFSRSIQEVQLFLSARGGKTLLHRDPYSSVHCVFNGTKQWIVIDPKQKASLYISENSMYEFGGYSDIEVDNVNLKKYPKMRNVEYARVILDKGDCIYMPSGYMHQVRSNGYMNAAVSIWFSHYYEFDADGCDDAQPADYKPASDVNILWRYSGIGDIVKSSMDIYMFRTVLRTLADRNGKIWIESFVKKFLTGENYNLEVYQRMQNSVQQSMDPSNRGFITLEELNSYSIERLKEIVSSIDILEPSDTDQYEYSYVDPDDIRLLYRVLLKRSKDRTFKRSDFLQHYVEVIGGTTAVGNEILDTFGDGVEQITAEMVDEKAEASVLKFAEALDYDPSPEHVWYKHLVKEGIIQKFNVVHDEL; encoded by the exons ATGATCTGCAAAGCATACCCCCTCTGTTGTCTGGATCTGCTCATCATCGTTCCAATATTTTTCATTGAGTTGACGCAACAGCAAATCCCTCCGAACTTCAACAAAGACATCTTTTATGATCCAAATGCAGAGGCACCGCTCGGTTCGCACCGTGAGCCAAGCGTATTTTTAGATGAGTTGAAAGTAGTACCAGGCCCTGTAGAGTTCCACAGGCGCTATGTCAGCCGGTACCAGCCGGTCATTTTCCGTGGGGCTGCTAAACATTCGAGATCGTTTCATCTTTGGACTGAGGAGTATCTGACGAAAACATACGGCAACTTGACAGTGCGGATGGAATCAAG GGACGAAGCAGCGAACGTGGTACCAGTTGGAGCTGGCGGTGTTGGCCGTGACACTGTGGAGAACTTCTTGAAAAACTACCAAACCTCAGACTCCTATGTGATTACTGTTATTCCAGCACCGATGGAACCAGATATTGCCATTCTCCCTTGCTTAACTTGTGGCTCCTTTTCCAGAAGTATTCAA GAAGTTCAGTTATTTCTGAGTGCTAGAGGCGGCAAGACGCTGCTCCATCGGGATCCTTATAGCTCTGTGCATTGCGTGTTTAACGGCACCAAGCAGTGGATTGTCATCGACCCCAAACAG AAGGCTTCACTTTACATTTCTGAAAACTCCATGTATGAGTTTGGAGGATACTCCGACATTGAGGTGGATAACGTGAACTTAAAGAAATATCCAAAGATGAGGAATGTGGAGTACGCTCGGGTCATCCTGGACAAAGGAGATTGCATCTATATGCCAAGCG GTTACATGCATCAAGTTCGTTCCAATGGCTACATGAATGCGGCAGTGTCGATCTGGTTCTCTCACTACTATGAATTTGACGCTGATGGATGCGACGACGCCCAGCCTGCGGACTACAAGCCGGCCAGTGACGTCAACATCCTCTGGAGGTATAGCGGAATCGGAGACATTGTTAAGAGCTCAATGGATATCTATATGTTCag GACGGTTCTGCGAACACTGGCCGACAGGAATGGCAAAATATGGATTGAGAGCTTTGTCAAGAAATTCTTAACT GGTGAAAATTACAACTTGGAAGTGTATCAACGAATGCAGAACTCA GTCCAGCAATCAATGGATCCTTCCAACCGAGGGTTCATCACACTGGAAGAGTTGAACAGCTACTCCATTGAACGACTCAAGGAGATTGTCAGCTCCATTGATATTCTAGAACCTTCCGATACAGATCAGTATGAATATTCCTACGTCGACCCCGATGACATCAG GTTGTTGTATCGTGTCTTGTTAAAACGAAGTAAAGACAGAACCTTTaaaagaagtgattttcttCAACATTATGTGGAAGTTATTGGTGGGACGACCGCTGTGGGCAATGAG ATTCTTGATACATTCGGGGACGGAGTTGAACAAATTACGGCAGAAATGGTCGATGAAAAGGCCGAAGCCTCGGTCTTGAAATTCGCGGAGGCCTTGGACTACGATCCGTCACCAGAACACGTCTGGTACAAACATCTCGTTAAAGAAGGGATCATACAAAAATTTAATGTAGTTCACGATGAACTTTaa